A single region of the Geobacillus subterraneus genome encodes:
- the cobD gene encoding threonine-phosphate decarboxylase CobD, with amino-acid sequence MHWPAHGANPHALYKRCGLTPPAEYIDFSVNTNPYRLPPSAWPNSKEWIRWASEYPDLEAEALVALIARQEGIERGQVLMTNGAAEAIYLLAALFAGRRVGVLEPTFSEYRRACLAYGCEVAAFMAAEERGFSYDMEEAAAWAAGRDIVFLCHPNNPTGTAVPEHALRSFIDAAGQAGTYIVVDEAFYPFWCGGFTAVRWLDRHPRLIVLRSLTKIHHLAGVRLGYVVANEEIVAALKTRQPPWSASQVAQQLAIRFLQMEPFVEWTKERLAAERERVFRMLPAGRYDVSPSVVNFYLLRPRSGRTEALLFHLLKKGIVPRHTMNFPGLDGRYVRLAVKTQTENDRLLEALMGWDG; translated from the coding sequence TTGCATTGGCCGGCGCATGGGGCGAATCCACACGCGCTTTATAAGCGGTGCGGACTTACGCCTCCAGCTGAGTACATTGATTTCAGCGTCAATACGAACCCGTACCGGCTGCCGCCTTCCGCCTGGCCGAACAGCAAAGAGTGGATCCGCTGGGCTAGTGAGTATCCTGACTTAGAAGCGGAAGCGCTCGTGGCGCTGATCGCCAGGCAGGAAGGGATTGAGCGTGGGCAAGTGCTCATGACGAATGGAGCGGCTGAGGCGATTTATTTGTTGGCGGCCTTGTTTGCCGGCCGGCGGGTCGGCGTGTTGGAGCCGACGTTTTCTGAGTATCGGCGCGCCTGCCTCGCCTACGGTTGCGAGGTAGCGGCGTTTATGGCCGCGGAAGAACGCGGCTTCTCCTATGATATGGAAGAGGCGGCAGCGTGGGCGGCGGGGCGGGACATCGTGTTTTTATGCCATCCGAACAATCCGACCGGGACGGCGGTGCCGGAGCATGCACTTCGGTCGTTTATTGATGCGGCCGGCCAAGCCGGTACGTATATCGTTGTCGATGAAGCGTTTTATCCGTTTTGGTGCGGCGGGTTTACCGCCGTGCGCTGGCTGGACCGCCACCCGCGTCTCATTGTGCTCCGATCATTGACGAAAATCCATCATTTAGCAGGGGTGCGCCTCGGCTATGTCGTTGCCAATGAGGAGATCGTTGCCGCGTTAAAAACGCGGCAACCGCCATGGAGCGCAAGCCAAGTCGCCCAGCAGCTGGCAATCCGCTTTTTGCAAATGGAGCCGTTTGTAGAGTGGACAAAAGAGCGGCTGGCTGCCGAGCGGGAGCGGGTGTTTCGTATGCTTCCTGCCGGACGGTATGACGTCTCGCCGTCGGTCGTCAACTTTTACTTGCTTCGTCCGCGGTCAGGGCGGACGGAGGCGCTGCTCTTCCATTTATTAAAGAAAGGGATTGTACCCCGGCATACGATGAATTTCCCAGGGCTTGACGGCCGCTACGTGCGGCTGGCGGTCAAAACACAGACCGAAAACGACCGGCTTCTCGAAGCCTTGATGGGGTGGGATGGATGA
- the cbiB gene encoding adenosylcobinamide-phosphate synthase CbiB, with the protein MTHLAALTLALFLDALFGDPRWLPHPVRGMGALIAYFDRRWNQGGGRRAKGVAAVAAVLAVVYGLSALIVHIGYALSVYIGAAVEAVLIFTAIATKSLAEAAEDVRRPLEAGDLPEARRALSMIVGRDTERLDEAGITRACVETVAENTSDGITAPLFYAAIGGAPLALLYRAVNTCDSMIGYKNEKYREFGWAAARLDDVLNYIPARLTALVMVFAYGGRRLRRSLAVLFRDARRHPSPNSGWLEAAMAGLLGVQLGGTNTYGGIVSERPTLGDPDVSLRSVHIRRAVGIMAGTVLAFTLLLWIGGMIIALAGAWGESTRAL; encoded by the coding sequence ATGACCCATCTGGCGGCGTTGACGTTGGCATTGTTTCTTGATGCGCTGTTTGGCGACCCGCGCTGGCTGCCGCATCCGGTGCGCGGGATGGGAGCGCTCATCGCCTATTTTGATCGGCGTTGGAATCAAGGAGGCGGCCGCCGGGCTAAAGGAGTGGCGGCCGTGGCCGCCGTGCTGGCTGTCGTCTATGGATTGTCTGCGCTCATCGTTCATATCGGCTACGCCTTATCAGTATACATTGGCGCAGCGGTCGAAGCAGTGCTGATTTTTACAGCCATTGCGACAAAAAGCCTTGCTGAGGCGGCTGAGGATGTGCGCCGGCCGCTTGAAGCGGGCGATCTTCCGGAGGCGCGCCGCGCGCTGTCGATGATCGTTGGCCGCGATACCGAACGGCTCGATGAAGCCGGCATCACCCGCGCCTGCGTGGAGACGGTGGCGGAAAACACGAGCGACGGCATTACCGCCCCGCTCTTTTACGCAGCCATTGGCGGCGCCCCGCTCGCCTTATTGTATCGGGCGGTGAACACGTGCGATTCGATGATCGGCTACAAAAACGAGAAGTATCGCGAATTTGGCTGGGCGGCCGCCCGGCTCGACGATGTGCTGAACTATATTCCGGCGCGGCTGACGGCACTCGTAATGGTTTTTGCCTACGGCGGCCGCCGCCTCCGCCGCTCTTTGGCCGTGTTATTTCGCGACGCCCGGCGCCATCCGAGCCCCAACAGCGGCTGGCTTGAGGCTGCGATGGCTGGATTGCTCGGTGTTCAGCTGGGCGGGACAAACACATACGGCGGCATCGTCTCCGAGCGGCCGACGCTCGGAGACCCGGACGTCTCGCTTCGCTCTGTTCATATTCGCCGAGCGGTCGGCATCATGGCCGGGACGGTGCTCGCTTTTACGCTGCTGCTATGGATCGGGGGGATGATCATTGCATTGGCCGGCGCATGGGGCGAATCCACACGCGCTTTATAA
- a CDS encoding adenosylcobinamide amidohydrolase produces MTMLDVRAVSHRYGQKQVLDGVTFSVEKGELFGILGPNGSGKTTLLKLISKELPLASGEIAISGRPLSELSAKQWARLAAVLPQTAETAHGYMVRETVALGRYAHQHGLFPTWTAEDETAVQEALAAVGLAGKIDVPLERLSGGERQRAYLARALAQEPQLLLLDEPTNHMDISGQVRLLDQLAQAARARGLTVVAVFHDMSVASLYCDRVLVLKEGKTAALGAPADVMTPELLNDVFAAPVVRQAHPAAAKPMFSFVPQHQREKAPSIGGMRPSFLDDAVVLAARTPLRVLSSALVGGGFQWATHFVNRHVGLDYDCRDAEGDMRRYLEQHGFPVARTIGMMTAVDVRDAVWRQKDGEAFSVAVMVTAGVGNAVDAARAWQHQPIVAKPGTINMVVVIDGTLTEAAFVQAVMTATEAKTKALADRSVYDPETGTAATGTSTDSLAVAATQTGRTFAYAGTATELGRALGRLVYEATAEALDRYEWRRGKR; encoded by the coding sequence ATGACCATGCTCGACGTGCGTGCCGTATCGCATCGGTACGGACAGAAACAAGTGCTTGACGGCGTGACGTTTTCCGTTGAAAAAGGGGAGCTGTTCGGCATTTTGGGGCCGAACGGGAGCGGGAAGACGACACTGCTCAAATTGATCAGCAAAGAGCTTCCGCTTGCAAGCGGCGAGATTGCCATAAGCGGTCGGCCGCTTTCCGAGCTGTCGGCCAAGCAATGGGCGCGGTTGGCCGCCGTTTTGCCGCAAACGGCGGAAACGGCGCACGGCTATATGGTGAGAGAAACGGTGGCGCTCGGCCGCTACGCCCATCAGCATGGCTTGTTTCCGACGTGGACGGCAGAGGATGAAACCGCCGTTCAAGAGGCGCTTGCCGCTGTCGGTTTGGCCGGCAAAATCGATGTGCCGCTCGAGCGGTTAAGCGGCGGCGAGCGGCAGCGGGCTTATTTGGCTCGGGCGCTTGCCCAAGAGCCGCAGCTGCTCTTGTTGGATGAGCCGACCAACCATATGGATATAAGCGGGCAAGTTCGTCTTCTTGACCAGCTCGCCCAAGCCGCGCGCGCACGCGGCTTGACGGTGGTCGCTGTCTTTCACGACATGAGCGTTGCCAGCCTGTATTGCGATCGAGTGCTCGTTTTAAAAGAAGGAAAAACAGCCGCGCTCGGCGCGCCGGCGGACGTCATGACGCCGGAGCTGCTGAATGACGTGTTTGCCGCCCCGGTCGTGCGCCAAGCACACCCGGCGGCAGCGAAGCCGATGTTTTCGTTTGTGCCGCAACATCAACGCGAGAAAGCGCCGTCCATCGGCGGGATGCGCCCGTCTTTTCTCGATGACGCTGTCGTTCTCGCCGCTCGCACCCCCCTGCGCGTGTTATCCTCAGCGCTTGTCGGTGGCGGGTTTCAATGGGCGACCCATTTCGTCAACCGCCATGTCGGCTTGGACTACGATTGCCGCGATGCGGAAGGAGACATGCGGCGTTATTTGGAACAGCACGGATTTCCCGTTGCCCGGACGATCGGCATGATGACCGCCGTCGATGTGCGCGATGCCGTCTGGCGTCAGAAAGATGGGGAAGCGTTTTCGGTTGCGGTCATGGTGACGGCCGGCGTCGGCAATGCGGTTGACGCCGCCCGGGCGTGGCAGCATCAGCCGATTGTGGCGAAGCCGGGGACGATCAATATGGTCGTCGTCATCGACGGGACGCTGACTGAGGCGGCGTTCGTTCAGGCGGTGATGACAGCGACGGAGGCGAAGACGAAAGCGCTGGCCGACCGCTCGGTGTACGACCCGGAAACGGGAACGGCCGCCACCGGAACGTCGACTGATTCGCTCGCAGTGGCGGCGACGCAAACCGGACGGACGTTCGCTTATGCCGGGACGGCGACCGAGCTTGGCCGCGCGCTCGGCCGGCTTGTGTATGAGGCGACGGCCGAGGCGCTCGACCGCTATGAGTGGCGGAGGGGAAAACGATGA
- a CDS encoding bifunctional adenosylcobinamide kinase/adenosylcobinamide-phosphate guanylyltransferase has protein sequence MIVFVSGAVRSGKSEAAEACARCLAHGGRLHYLATARAADAEMAARIRRHQERRTASGTHWTVWEAPARLGRLARSLHPSDVALIDCLTVWLANELFSGDSWRTEETSFAIARRLLDDVRRLADACRAVVIVSNELFSGGVPADPGTFHYMKTLGWLHQQLVAEAAAAAVVECGLVRVRKGRWPQ, from the coding sequence ATGATCGTGTTTGTGAGCGGTGCGGTGCGCAGCGGCAAAAGCGAAGCGGCGGAAGCGTGCGCTAGGTGTCTCGCCCACGGCGGCCGGCTCCATTATCTCGCTACTGCACGGGCGGCGGATGCAGAAATGGCGGCGCGCATCCGCCGCCATCAAGAGCGGCGCACTGCCAGCGGAACGCATTGGACGGTGTGGGAAGCGCCGGCACGCCTCGGCCGACTTGCCCGGTCGCTTCATCCTTCCGACGTTGCGCTCATCGATTGCTTAACCGTGTGGCTGGCGAACGAGCTGTTTAGCGGCGACAGCTGGCGAACGGAGGAGACGTCATTCGCCATCGCCCGCCGGCTGCTCGATGACGTGCGGCGCTTAGCGGATGCCTGCCGAGCCGTTGTCATCGTTTCAAACGAGCTGTTTTCCGGCGGCGTACCGGCTGATCCTGGCACGTTTCACTATATGAAAACGCTCGGGTGGCTTCATCAACAGCTGGTCGCGGAAGCGGCAGCCGCCGCAGTCGTTGAATGCGGCCTCGTTCGGGTGAGAAAAGGGCGGTGGCCGCAATGA
- the sigX gene encoding RNA polymerase sigma factor SigX, with the protein MDPVFEQLYEKYHDDLFNFLFYMVRNREHAEDLVQEVYVKVLRSYKRFKGQCSEKTWLLSIARHVAIDFFRRQKHRRKWAGPPEWSEESIGADEPMPEEVAIQKEEIQLMYRCLARCTVDQQLVLVLRFIQSLSIAETAAALGWTESKVKTTQHRALKALKQYMEEEAKREGWQHEKAQLE; encoded by the coding sequence ATGGACCCCGTCTTTGAACAGTTGTATGAAAAGTATCACGACGATTTGTTTAATTTTTTGTTTTACATGGTGCGGAATCGAGAGCATGCCGAAGATTTAGTCCAAGAAGTATACGTGAAAGTGCTGCGTTCGTATAAGCGGTTTAAAGGGCAATGCAGCGAAAAAACGTGGCTGCTGTCCATTGCGCGCCATGTGGCGATCGATTTTTTCCGCCGGCAAAAGCATCGGCGCAAATGGGCCGGTCCGCCGGAATGGAGCGAGGAGTCGATCGGCGCCGATGAACCGATGCCGGAGGAGGTCGCCATTCAAAAGGAGGAAATTCAGCTCATGTATCGCTGTTTGGCGCGCTGTACGGTCGATCAGCAGCTTGTGCTCGTCCTTCGGTTCATCCAGTCGCTGTCGATCGCGGAAACGGCGGCGGCGCTCGGCTGGACGGAGAGCAAAGTGAAAACGACGCAACACCGTGCGTTAAAGGCGCTGAAGCAATATATGGAGGAAGAGGCAAAACGGGAGGGGTGGCAACATGAAAAAGCTCAACTGGAATGA
- a CDS encoding ECF transporter S component — MNRRFAWLAVCLALSVIGSFIKLPTFVGSIALDSAPALVAAAVLGPRAGATVAGLGHFVSAYVGGWPLGPFHWIVACEMAGLSALFAALYGRGWRFSGAAAFFVGNVFLAPLPLVISFGWPFVVAIIPPLSAAAAVNVLIAMTVMPSVVRLAAKAGVRAPHA; from the coding sequence ATGAACCGCCGCTTTGCCTGGCTGGCTGTTTGCCTGGCCCTTTCTGTCATCGGATCGTTCATCAAGCTGCCGACGTTTGTCGGCAGCATCGCTTTAGACAGCGCGCCGGCGCTTGTTGCCGCCGCTGTTCTCGGCCCGCGCGCCGGAGCAACAGTCGCCGGGCTTGGCCACTTCGTTTCCGCCTACGTCGGCGGCTGGCCGCTCGGCCCGTTCCATTGGATTGTCGCTTGTGAAATGGCGGGGCTTAGCGCCTTGTTTGCCGCACTGTATGGGCGGGGCTGGCGCTTCAGCGGAGCCGCTGCCTTTTTTGTCGGCAATGTGTTCTTGGCGCCGCTGCCGCTTGTCATTTCGTTCGGCTGGCCGTTCGTTGTGGCAATCATTCCGCCGCTGTCGGCGGCTGCGGCCGTCAATGTGTTGATCGCCATGACGGTGATGCCGTCTGTCGTCCGCTTGGCGGCGAAAGCGGGGGTGAGGGCGCCGCATGCGTGA
- a CDS encoding histidinol-phosphatase — protein MLTDYHNHLERGTLTLGYLRQFTDEAAKKGIEHFGISEHAYHFYQTKNILSNPWVEARRCYDMDDYVRLFHEAWDAGIDVKMSIEMDYTPGKHEEMAAFIRAYDFDYVIGSIHWVDDFGIDLVEYRREWERRDLYDTYRKYFDQVVTLAESDLFDIIGHLDLVKIFKYVPEDEEFLLEQYDRATTALANSKTCVEISTAGLRKPVGELYPDPRLLKMCYEKGIPIVFSSDAHVPEHVGADFDKAIELARSVGYTELMTFSKGERKAVPLG, from the coding sequence ATGTTGACCGACTACCATAACCATCTCGAGCGGGGGACGCTGACGCTTGGTTATTTGCGCCAATTTACGGATGAGGCGGCGAAAAAAGGGATTGAGCATTTTGGCATTTCTGAACACGCCTATCATTTTTACCAAACGAAGAACATTTTGTCCAACCCGTGGGTGGAAGCGCGCCGCTGCTACGATATGGACGATTACGTCCGGCTGTTCCACGAAGCGTGGGATGCCGGCATCGATGTGAAAATGTCGATCGAAATGGACTATACGCCAGGCAAGCATGAGGAGATGGCGGCGTTCATCCGCGCGTACGATTTTGACTATGTCATCGGCTCCATTCATTGGGTTGACGATTTCGGCATCGACTTAGTCGAATATCGCCGCGAGTGGGAGCGACGTGATTTGTACGATACATACCGCAAATATTTTGATCAAGTCGTGACGCTTGCCGAATCGGACTTATTTGACATTATCGGCCACCTCGATTTGGTGAAAATTTTTAAATATGTTCCAGAAGATGAAGAGTTTTTGCTTGAACAATACGACCGGGCGACAACGGCGCTCGCCAATTCGAAAACGTGCGTCGAAATCAGCACGGCCGGACTGCGCAAGCCGGTCGGCGAGCTGTACCCGGACCCGCGCCTGCTGAAAATGTGCTATGAAAAGGGCATTCCGATCGTCTTTTCCTCCGACGCGCACGTGCCGGAACATGTCGGCGCCGACTTTGACAAGGCGATCGAACTCGCCCGCAGCGTCGGCTACACCGAGCTGATGACGTTCTCGAAAGGAGAACGGAAAGCGGTGCCGCTCGGTTGA
- a CDS encoding GerMN domain-containing protein, whose protein sequence is MKKLNWNERCIQHGLEQLPVVKDRRAKEDVYERLERARRAARWKRRWLPAVASAVVLAAAAVAGPRLITPERADKQEATLSAAKMPREKDASFRSEASPEVMMAADVAPPVANEAAAAAVIALPDPKIGMVVPVTVPLFGRFAPKEQVAAALDELDRSPLWGSAQWLDGVTMAPEAGDGRVWTVHVPARHRIFAANREEQRLFLVAVVETVRQMGGRYIRFFTGAEEGLELSASGQLKTTKVNRQKRIYYMNRLSSFGHAVLVSAPSDARSFPEAVERMKKPGGRGFEPAIPPEVEIDRVDVNGRHAAVSLRFSALVDIADETRMAEAILLTAKEFGLREVTLAANGRSAIGPYPLGERIKVPAGPNAELLTAGRR, encoded by the coding sequence ATGAAAAAGCTCAACTGGAATGAGCGGTGCATCCAGCACGGCCTTGAACAGCTGCCCGTCGTCAAAGACCGCCGCGCGAAAGAGGATGTTTACGAGCGGCTAGAGCGCGCGCGGCGGGCGGCGCGTTGGAAGCGGCGCTGGCTTCCGGCGGTCGCGTCGGCAGTGGTGCTTGCTGCAGCTGCGGTTGCCGGCCCCCGCCTAATCACTCCGGAACGGGCGGACAAACAGGAAGCCACTTTATCTGCCGCAAAGATGCCGCGGGAAAAGGACGCTTCATTCCGCTCCGAAGCAAGCCCAGAAGTGATGATGGCGGCTGATGTGGCGCCGCCCGTGGCGAATGAAGCAGCCGCCGCAGCGGTCATCGCCTTGCCTGACCCGAAAATCGGCATGGTGGTGCCGGTGACCGTCCCGCTTTTCGGCCGTTTTGCCCCGAAAGAACAGGTGGCGGCCGCGCTCGATGAGCTTGACCGCTCTCCGCTGTGGGGCTCAGCCCAATGGCTTGACGGCGTAACGATGGCGCCGGAAGCGGGCGACGGGCGCGTCTGGACGGTGCACGTTCCGGCCCGTCATCGCATATTTGCCGCCAACCGTGAGGAGCAGCGGCTGTTTTTAGTGGCGGTGGTGGAAACCGTGCGGCAAATGGGCGGGCGGTATATCCGCTTTTTCACCGGAGCGGAAGAAGGCCTTGAGCTGTCGGCGTCCGGGCAGCTGAAAACGACAAAAGTAAATCGGCAAAAACGAATTTATTATATGAACCGCCTCTCTTCGTTCGGCCATGCGGTGCTGGTTTCGGCCCCGAGCGACGCCCGCTCGTTTCCCGAGGCGGTGGAGCGGATGAAAAAGCCGGGCGGCCGCGGATTTGAGCCGGCCATTCCGCCGGAAGTGGAGATCGACCGAGTCGACGTCAACGGGCGCCATGCCGCCGTCTCGCTTCGCTTTTCCGCCTTGGTGGACATAGCGGATGAGACGCGCATGGCAGAAGCGATTTTGTTGACGGCAAAAGAGTTCGGCTTGCGAGAGGTGACGTTGGCGGCCAATGGCCGCTCGGCCATCGGCCCGTATCCGCTTGGGGAGCGGATCAAGGTGCCGGCCGGTCCGAACGCGGAACTGTTGACAGCAGGCAGGCGATAG
- a CDS encoding histidine phosphatase family protein, translating to MGRRLAITLIRHGMTELNRQRAYIGWTDAPLAAAERVRLRHLKPKLPMAVDRVVSSDLCRCQETAVLLFGGRPADWWTSGWRELSFGVWEGKTFAELAEEPAYRQWLEAPFSIAPPGGESYAGFQARITQALAETIALAERSGARHIAVITHGGPIRFMLEQYAPVSRPFWEWDVPFAGGYTLDSTLERWKGGERCISLSAVRFKENENGCGNGTE from the coding sequence ATGGGGCGTCGTTTGGCTATTACACTCATCCGTCATGGGATGACAGAGTTGAACCGCCAACGGGCGTATATCGGCTGGACGGATGCGCCGCTGGCTGCCGCTGAGCGCGTTCGGCTCCGCCACCTAAAGCCAAAGCTGCCTATGGCGGTTGACCGGGTTGTTTCAAGCGATCTTTGCCGCTGCCAGGAGACGGCGGTTTTGTTGTTCGGCGGCCGCCCGGCGGACTGGTGGACAAGCGGGTGGCGCGAGCTGTCGTTTGGCGTTTGGGAAGGAAAAACGTTTGCCGAATTGGCTGAAGAACCGGCGTACCGCCAATGGCTTGAGGCGCCGTTTTCCATAGCGCCGCCCGGCGGGGAAAGCTATGCCGGTTTTCAGGCGCGCATCACACAGGCGCTCGCGGAGACGATCGCTTTGGCTGAGCGAAGCGGCGCCCGCCATATCGCCGTCATCACCCACGGCGGCCCAATTCGCTTCATGCTCGAGCAATATGCGCCGGTTTCGCGTCCGTTTTGGGAATGGGATGTGCCGTTTGCCGGCGGGTATACGCTCGATTCCACGCTCGAGCGCTGGAAAGGGGGAGAGCGATGCATTTCGTTGTCGGCGGTGCGTTTCAAGGAAAACGAAAATGGGTGCGGGAACGGTACGGAATAA
- a CDS encoding cob(I)yrinic acid a,c-diamide adenosyltransferase has protein sequence MKLYTRTGDQGKTSLVGGRVDKDHLRVEAYGTIDEANSFIGWALALLVDDARFHDLCGELQKIQHELFDCGGDLAIVNGKLPYKATEEMVAFLEQRIDAYVQEAPPLQKFILPGGSKAAAALHMARTVTRRAERCIVSLQKAEPINDVVLKYMNRLSDYLFAAARVVNARLGVGDVEYERSAIVFRDKEEGQ, from the coding sequence ATGAAGCTGTACACGCGAACGGGAGATCAAGGAAAAACGAGTTTAGTCGGCGGGCGCGTCGATAAAGATCATTTGCGCGTCGAGGCGTACGGAACGATTGATGAGGCGAATTCGTTCATCGGCTGGGCGCTTGCCTTATTGGTGGATGATGCGCGTTTTCACGATCTTTGCGGTGAGCTGCAAAAAATCCAGCACGAGCTGTTTGACTGCGGCGGGGATTTGGCCATCGTCAACGGCAAGCTGCCGTATAAAGCGACCGAGGAGATGGTCGCGTTTTTAGAACAGCGCATTGACGCGTACGTGCAAGAGGCGCCGCCGCTGCAGAAGTTCATTTTGCCGGGCGGTTCAAAGGCGGCGGCTGCGCTTCATATGGCGCGCACGGTGACAAGGCGGGCGGAACGGTGCATCGTTTCCTTGCAAAAAGCGGAACCGATCAATGATGTTGTGCTCAAATATATGAACCGCTTGTCGGATTATTTGTTCGCCGCCGCCCGGGTCGTGAATGCACGCTTAGGAGTGGGCGACGTCGAGTATGAGCGGAGCGCCATTGTGTTCCGCGACAAGGAGGAAGGGCAATGA
- a CDS encoding bifunctional adenosylcobinamide kinase/adenosylcobinamide-phosphate guanylyltransferase, translating into MHFVVGGAFQGKRKWVRERYGISDGVHMVWHDGYQEPYGLPDGIKTAKTVVFDGLEAAIRRFPDAEEWERFFCAWKQWEDEVAGRTVVWVGTDVTQGVVPTAREDRRWRDAVGICYQRLAAICCRVDRIWCGLAERLK; encoded by the coding sequence ATGCATTTCGTTGTCGGCGGTGCGTTTCAAGGAAAACGAAAATGGGTGCGGGAACGGTACGGAATAAGCGATGGTGTTCATATGGTATGGCATGACGGCTATCAAGAGCCATACGGGCTGCCGGACGGCATCAAGACGGCGAAAACAGTCGTCTTTGATGGGCTCGAAGCCGCCATTCGCCGCTTCCCGGATGCCGAAGAATGGGAGCGATTTTTCTGCGCTTGGAAGCAATGGGAAGACGAAGTGGCCGGCCGCACGGTTGTCTGGGTCGGGACAGACGTAACGCAAGGCGTCGTTCCGACCGCTCGAGAGGATCGGCGTTGGCGCGACGCGGTCGGGATATGCTATCAGCGGCTGGCCGCCATATGCTGCCGCGTCGACCGAATTTGGTGCGGGCTGGCAGAACGATTAAAATAA
- a CDS encoding adenosylcobinamide-GDP ribazoletransferase, whose product MKQMWNGWLLALQLFTVIPIRRSIEWNALHVRWLVRFMPLAGAAIGALAAGAYALCFLFSFGSPAFLALLILWLGIWMAGGLHADGWMDVSDAFFSYRDAKRRQEIMSDSRVGAFAVLSLVCLLSFRWLFLYEAIAAGIPPMLFVAVPLLSRTGAAWLLCVGKLVKPTGMAASVREYSSWRDAVWSLVLAFFSLSLLSSIGGVPVWISAALVMAMALLALATRPWAEKQFGGVTGDVLGALIEGGETLLWGVVWLLHSSVMG is encoded by the coding sequence ATGAAGCAGATGTGGAACGGTTGGCTGTTGGCGCTGCAGCTGTTTACCGTCATTCCGATTCGGCGCTCTATTGAATGGAATGCCCTTCATGTCCGTTGGCTTGTGCGCTTCATGCCGCTTGCGGGGGCGGCGATCGGGGCGCTGGCTGCGGGAGCATATGCTTTATGTTTTCTATTTTCGTTCGGCTCGCCGGCTTTTCTGGCGCTTCTCATTCTTTGGCTTGGCATTTGGATGGCCGGCGGGCTGCACGCCGACGGTTGGATGGATGTGAGCGACGCCTTTTTCTCGTATCGCGACGCCAAACGGCGGCAGGAGATTATGTCCGATTCGCGCGTCGGCGCCTTTGCCGTCTTGTCGCTCGTCTGTTTATTGTCGTTTCGTTGGCTGTTTTTGTATGAGGCGATTGCGGCGGGGATTCCGCCGATGTTGTTTGTTGCCGTGCCGCTGTTGTCGCGGACAGGGGCCGCCTGGTTGCTTTGCGTCGGCAAGCTGGTGAAACCGACAGGAATGGCGGCATCGGTGCGCGAATATAGTTCATGGCGCGATGCCGTCTGGTCGCTTGTGCTCGCATTCTTCTCCCTTTCGCTTCTTTCGTCGATCGGGGGCGTCCCCGTATGGATCAGTGCTGCGCTCGTTATGGCAATGGCGCTTTTGGCGCTAGCGACCAGGCCATGGGCGGAAAAACAGTTCGGCGGCGTCACCGGTGATGTGCTCGGAGCGCTCATTGAAGGAGGGGAGACGCTGTTATGGGGCGTCGTTTGGCTATTACACTCATCCGTCATGGGATGA